A window from Candidatus Zixiibacteriota bacterium encodes these proteins:
- the pepF gene encoding oligoendopeptidase F → MNSLGLRFNQTRLTMLVAAILLLSHSVLSAPATRVRDSIPEQYRWDLSDIYPNRAAWERAYDSASGMMDSFGSFKGRASKTPKDLATVLEFRDQVGMKVDRVSLFADLNLATAIGDNELTARNQRAENLRSRLAEAASWLEPELLQLSSETVRKWLDREPALTPYRYWLDNLFRMKPHYLDEKGERLLSYFGTFNSSVDAVYSGFVYSDIQYPTYISVSGDTLLLSEGQVWYQMRTNRDQEERRRIFQTFYKAYDSYINTYAAMYNSILQRDWALARARNYELTLEAALDGDNVPGEVYRNLISTVRKGTGPLQKYHQLRKEALDLEHYYWSDRQASLISSDHSYEYDQVVPWMYEAMAPLGDDYARRLGQLFGGRRIDVYENEDKYTGGFQSDAYGTPQYILMNFNGTLEEVFTLAHEAGHAIHANYSGENQPYATVYSTIFVAEVPSTLNEALLLDYMMQRTDSPEDRVAMLQRAIENIEGTFYLQTMFADFEWQAHQLVETGEPVTAESLRGICGQLMSDYYGEAIEVDSLYYSYWTRIGHFFSSPYYVYKYATSFAASAQIVQGIRSSDPETRDKSLDAYLALLKAGGNNYPMAQLKAAGIDMTSPEAIQAVIDQLDTLVNRLEAELARI, encoded by the coding sequence ATGAACAGCCTGGGATTACGGTTCAATCAAACACGACTGACTATGTTGGTCGCAGCAATCCTGCTGCTTTCGCATTCTGTGCTAAGCGCACCCGCCACTCGAGTGCGCGATTCGATCCCGGAACAGTACAGGTGGGACCTGAGCGATATCTATCCGAACCGGGCGGCTTGGGAACGTGCGTACGACTCGGCCTCCGGCATGATGGACTCTTTCGGTTCGTTCAAAGGGCGGGCCTCGAAAACCCCCAAGGATCTGGCGACAGTGCTCGAGTTCCGGGATCAGGTGGGGATGAAAGTCGACCGGGTCTCGCTCTTTGCCGATCTGAATCTGGCCACGGCGATAGGCGACAACGAGCTAACCGCTCGCAATCAGCGGGCCGAGAACCTGCGTTCTCGCCTGGCCGAAGCCGCATCCTGGCTCGAGCCGGAATTGCTGCAGCTATCCTCGGAGACGGTTCGGAAATGGCTGGACCGGGAGCCTGCTCTAACTCCGTACCGCTACTGGCTGGACAACCTGTTTCGCATGAAGCCGCACTATCTGGATGAAAAAGGGGAACGGCTGCTTTCATATTTCGGAACTTTCAACAGCTCTGTGGACGCTGTTTATTCTGGTTTCGTTTACTCCGACATCCAGTATCCCACGTATATAAGCGTGAGTGGGGATACGCTTCTGCTCAGCGAAGGCCAGGTCTGGTACCAGATGCGCACCAACCGGGACCAGGAGGAGCGCCGCCGGATATTTCAGACTTTCTACAAGGCTTACGACAGCTATATCAACACCTATGCCGCCATGTACAACAGTATTCTTCAGCGCGACTGGGCGCTGGCTCGGGCGCGCAATTACGAACTGACGCTGGAGGCGGCTCTTGACGGCGATAATGTCCCCGGCGAGGTGTACCGCAATCTGATCAGCACGGTGCGAAAGGGCACAGGACCGCTCCAAAAATACCATCAACTGCGCAAGGAGGCGCTCGATCTGGAGCATTACTACTGGTCTGACCGCCAAGCGTCGCTGATTAGCTCCGACCACAGCTACGAGTATGATCAGGTCGTGCCGTGGATGTACGAGGCGATGGCTCCGCTAGGCGACGATTACGCCCGGCGGCTAGGGCAGCTTTTTGGCGGGCGGCGGATCGATGTCTACGAAAATGAGGACAAGTACACCGGCGGGTTTCAGTCGGACGCCTACGGCACCCCACAGTACATCCTGATGAACTTCAATGGCACGCTGGAGGAGGTCTTTACCCTGGCGCACGAGGCGGGACACGCCATTCACGCGAACTACTCGGGCGAGAATCAGCCCTACGCCACCGTATACTCGACTATTTTTGTCGCCGAGGTGCCGTCGACTCTCAACGAAGCGCTGCTGCTAGATTACATGATGCAGCGCACCGATTCGCCGGAGGATCGCGTGGCCATGCTCCAGCGCGCGATTGAGAACATCGAGGGGACATTCTACCTGCAGACCATGTTCGCCGATTTTGAATGGCAGGCCCACCAGCTCGTGGAGACAGGCGAACCAGTGACCGCCGAATCGCTCCGCGGCATCTGTGGGCAACTCATGAGCGATTACTACGGAGAGGCGATTGAGGTAGACAGCCTTTACTACTCGTACTGGACCCGAATCGGGCACTTCTTCTCCAGCCCGTACTATGTTTACAAGTACGCCACCAGCTTTGCGGCGTCGGCGCAGATCGTACAGGGGATCCGGTCCAGCGATCCTGAAACCCGCGACAAATCTCTGGACGCATACCTGGCCCTGCTGAAAGCGGGCGGCAACAATTACCCGATGGCGCAGTTGAAAGCAGCCGGTATCGATATGACATCGCCCGAGGCCATTCAGGCGGTCATCGACCAACTCGACACTCTCGTAAATCGCCTGGAGGCCGAGCTCGCCAGGATCTGA
- the rfaE1 gene encoding D-glycero-beta-D-manno-heptose-7-phosphate kinase, with protein MSLSRKRIQQLTAAIGHARVLILGDIMLDEYLFGSVARISPEAPVPVVDIESTRQLLGGAANVAANIRALGDKPILLGVVGHDRAADQLRSLMRERGMATDYLVEDRSRQTTIKTRIMAHSQQVVRADRETRHDLDPSAEREIMARFEKAARTVSAVIISDYGKGMITLSLLQSVVEYCLKKKIFVAVDPKENRFHHYRRVSLITPNHHEAGFAFGRRILNMDDLLAVGQGLLDKLEAEAILITRGPQGMSLFRRGHPPTHIPTFARHVYDVTGAGDTVIAVYVSAVAAGADPVEAAIVSNAGAGVTVAEVGTASVTVAQLREELEHHLNSGRLAEAKPTLKSKGRKS; from the coding sequence ATGTCCTTAAGCCGAAAGCGCATCCAGCAACTGACCGCCGCTATCGGGCACGCCCGGGTGCTAATCCTGGGCGATATCATGCTGGACGAGTACCTCTTTGGCTCGGTGGCCCGGATTTCCCCCGAAGCTCCGGTACCAGTGGTGGATATCGAGTCGACGCGCCAACTGCTGGGGGGCGCCGCCAACGTGGCGGCCAATATCCGGGCCCTGGGGGACAAGCCGATTCTGCTCGGTGTGGTGGGGCACGATCGCGCAGCGGACCAACTGCGCTCTCTCATGCGGGAGCGTGGGATGGCCACCGACTACCTGGTTGAGGACCGTTCCCGTCAAACGACCATCAAAACCCGAATCATGGCCCACAGCCAGCAGGTGGTGCGTGCGGATCGCGAGACTCGCCACGATCTGGATCCGTCGGCCGAGCGCGAAATAATGGCGCGCTTTGAAAAGGCGGCCCGAACCGTTTCGGCGGTGATAATCTCCGACTACGGCAAGGGGATGATCACCCTGTCGCTGCTCCAGAGTGTGGTCGAATACTGTCTCAAGAAGAAGATCTTCGTGGCGGTCGATCCGAAGGAAAACCGCTTCCACCATTATCGCCGAGTATCACTCATAACGCCGAACCACCACGAGGCCGGTTTTGCGTTCGGGCGGCGGATTCTCAACATGGATGACCTCCTGGCGGTCGGTCAGGGGCTGCTCGACAAGCTCGAAGCAGAAGCTATCCTGATCACCCGCGGCCCGCAGGGGATGTCCCTGTTTCGGCGGGGTCACCCGCCTACCCATATTCCGACCTTTGCGCGCCACGTGTACGACGTCACCGGCGCGGGGGACACGGTTATCGCGGTGTACGTTTCGGCGGTGGCGGCTGGGGCCGATCCGGTCGAGGCGGCGATCGTATCCAATGCCGGCGCCGGGGTGACAGTCGCCGAGGTCGGCACGGCCTCGGTTACGGTTGCACAGCTCCGCGAAGAGCTGGAGCACCATCTAAACAGCGGGCGTCTCGCCGAGGCGAAGCCGACCCTCAAATCCAAAGGACGTAAATCGTGA
- a CDS encoding DUF3467 domain-containing protein produces MTTPPRQQINIELGEKEAEGTYANLAMIHNSPTEMVLDFARVMPAAPKAKVVARIIMTPMHTKLLLQTLEQNIKKHEEQFGEIKMHGGPQTGAKPIGFETGSMGAAK; encoded by the coding sequence ATGACCACCCCACCCAGACAGCAGATCAATATCGAACTTGGCGAAAAAGAGGCCGAGGGAACTTATGCCAATTTGGCAATGATCCACAACTCGCCGACGGAAATGGTGCTCGATTTTGCGCGCGTAATGCCCGCCGCCCCCAAGGCTAAGGTGGTGGCGCGCATTATCATGACCCCCATGCACACCAAGCTGCTGCTCCAGACACTGGAACAAAACATCAAGAAACATGAGGAACAGTTCGGGGAGATCAAGATGCACGGCGGCCCGCAAACCGGCGCCAAGCCGATCGGGTTTGAAACCGGTTCCATGGGAGCGGCCAAGTGA
- a CDS encoding 1,4-alpha-glucan branching protein domain-containing protein produces MKKGYFTVVLHSHLPYVLSHGRWPHGTDWLCEAAAETYQPLIRALHELVAEGYRPKLTIGLSPVLCEQLSDSEFKEEFVAYLNQKIRAARHDSEEFYKYGQENLLATSHMWEAFYEKTLEQFNYIGQDILYEFRRLQDDGYLEIITCGATHGYFPLLSRDESLQAQTKAAVKNYEKHFGRKPRGIWLPECAYRPRYQWTPPVPIHGSRNGYHRKGVEEFLSENGLDFFIIDSALLKGGKSIGVYIDRFDALKLLWDQFEKYYQPRAEEFDKTPREVYFAASNTEGKAPTAVFTRDPETGLLVWSGEHGYPGDGHYLDFHKKRFPGGLRYWAVTSAKSDLADKVEYHRHSALGRLEENAAHFAGKAEEILCAYHDESKRAGILVAPYDAELFGHWWFEGPLFLKQVLRKACESKNIDLSFLSEDLDRRKPTQVVSVPEGSWGQGNHHYIWLNQHTEWTWVHIYEAESRMCKLARIWLDEPARRTSELEQVLKQAARELMLLSASDWQFLISTFAARDYAELRLTEHYEDFKRLATLAEKLIAGDPVSDGEWQYFRDCAKRDTLFPEIELEWFAKVEFPA; encoded by the coding sequence GTGAAAAAGGGATACTTCACTGTAGTCCTGCACTCACACCTGCCGTATGTTCTTTCTCATGGCCGCTGGCCCCACGGGACGGACTGGCTGTGCGAGGCCGCTGCCGAGACCTATCAGCCGTTGATTCGCGCCCTCCACGAGCTGGTCGCCGAAGGGTACCGCCCAAAACTGACTATCGGGCTGTCACCGGTGCTGTGTGAACAGCTCTCCGACAGCGAATTCAAGGAAGAGTTTGTCGCTTATCTCAACCAGAAAATCCGCGCCGCTCGTCACGACAGCGAGGAGTTCTACAAGTACGGCCAGGAAAACCTGCTGGCCACATCGCACATGTGGGAGGCGTTTTACGAAAAGACGCTCGAGCAGTTCAATTACATAGGCCAGGACATCCTGTATGAGTTCCGCCGACTTCAAGACGACGGCTATCTGGAGATCATCACCTGCGGGGCGACTCACGGATACTTCCCGCTGTTATCTCGCGATGAATCCTTGCAGGCACAGACCAAAGCGGCGGTCAAAAACTACGAGAAACACTTCGGCCGTAAACCGCGCGGCATTTGGCTTCCTGAATGTGCCTACCGGCCGCGCTATCAATGGACACCACCCGTGCCGATACACGGCAGCCGGAACGGATACCACCGGAAAGGGGTCGAGGAGTTTCTTTCCGAAAACGGGCTCGACTTTTTCATCATTGACTCGGCCCTGCTCAAGGGCGGCAAATCGATAGGCGTGTATATCGATCGGTTCGACGCCCTCAAACTGCTCTGGGACCAGTTCGAGAAGTATTATCAACCGAGAGCCGAAGAGTTCGACAAGACTCCCCGCGAGGTCTACTTCGCCGCCTCCAACACCGAGGGCAAAGCGCCCACCGCGGTGTTCACCCGCGACCCCGAGACCGGCCTTCTGGTTTGGTCGGGTGAACATGGCTATCCCGGCGACGGGCACTATCTTGACTTCCATAAGAAGCGGTTCCCCGGCGGCCTGCGCTACTGGGCGGTTACCTCGGCGAAATCCGACCTGGCCGACAAGGTCGAGTACCACCGCCATTCTGCACTGGGACGACTGGAAGAAAACGCCGCCCATTTCGCCGGCAAGGCCGAAGAAATCCTCTGTGCCTACCACGACGAGAGCAAGCGTGCCGGCATTCTGGTGGCGCCGTACGACGCCGAACTGTTCGGCCACTGGTGGTTCGAGGGGCCGCTCTTTCTCAAACAGGTCCTCAGGAAGGCATGCGAGTCAAAGAATATCGACCTCTCTTTCCTGTCCGAAGATCTTGACCGCCGCAAACCGACCCAGGTTGTTTCAGTCCCCGAAGGAAGCTGGGGTCAGGGGAATCACCATTACATATGGCTCAACCAGCACACGGAGTGGACCTGGGTGCACATTTACGAGGCCGAATCGCGGATGTGCAAGCTGGCCCGGATCTGGCTCGACGAACCGGCGCGGCGGACCTCCGAACTGGAGCAGGTACTCAAGCAGGCGGCACGGGAGCTGATGCTGCTGTCGGCGTCAGACTGGCAGTTCCTGATTTCGACTTTTGCGGCTCGTGACTACGCTGAACTGAGGCTGACTGAACATTACGAAGATTTCAAGCGGCTGGCCACGCTGGCTGAAAAGCTGATTGCCGGGGACCCGGTCTCGGACGGCGAGTGGCAGTATTTCCGCGACTGCGCCAAACGTGACACGCTTTTCCCGGAAATCGAATTGGAGTGGTTCGCCAAAGTCGAGTTTCCCGCTTAA
- a CDS encoding PfkB family carbohydrate kinase: MVDLVIVGSVALDTVQTPHGKVSRALGGTATYASVAASYFAKTGIVGVVGGDFEPRHFDLLERRKIDLEGLQVVPRGRTFHWSGFYEGDMNHAYTRATRLNVFQAFTPIIPLEYRRAPFLFLGNIQPDLQLQVLRQMKRPRLVLCDTMNYWIKSERSRLERIFRRSHVICINDAEARQFTGCHALPNAARALLKLGPKRVIVKLGGYGVQMYGKNSFFALPALPLMKVKDPTGAGDTFAGGFIGSLCGADRLDEHAFRRAMATGTVMASFCVQDFSCRATANLTRYAIRRRIASLRALTYFRA, translated from the coding sequence TTGGTTGATCTGGTCATAGTAGGATCGGTCGCGCTCGACACGGTCCAGACGCCGCACGGCAAGGTCTCCCGCGCCCTGGGCGGCACCGCGACGTACGCGTCGGTGGCGGCGTCGTATTTCGCCAAAACCGGAATAGTCGGAGTAGTAGGCGGGGATTTCGAGCCGCGGCATTTCGATCTGTTAGAGCGACGGAAGATCGATCTCGAGGGGCTGCAGGTGGTCCCGCGGGGACGGACTTTTCACTGGTCGGGCTTCTACGAGGGCGACATGAACCACGCCTACACACGCGCCACTCGGTTGAATGTGTTCCAGGCGTTCACGCCGATTATACCGCTCGAATACCGTCGGGCGCCGTTTCTGTTTCTCGGCAACATCCAGCCCGACCTGCAGCTTCAGGTGCTTCGCCAGATGAAAAGGCCGCGCCTGGTGTTGTGCGACACGATGAACTACTGGATAAAGTCAGAGAGGTCACGACTTGAACGGATCTTCCGCCGCTCTCATGTGATTTGTATCAATGACGCCGAGGCCCGCCAGTTCACCGGCTGCCATGCGCTTCCCAACGCGGCGCGGGCGCTTCTCAAGCTCGGCCCCAAACGTGTTATCGTCAAGCTAGGCGGCTACGGTGTTCAGATGTACGGCAAAAACTCGTTTTTCGCCTTGCCGGCGCTGCCTCTGATGAAAGTGAAAGACCCCACCGGCGCGGGCGACACCTTTGCCGGCGGGTTTATAGGCAGCCTTTGCGGGGCCGACCGCCTCGACGAACACGCTTTTCGCCGGGCAATGGCGACCGGGACCGTGATGGCGTCGTTCTGCGTTCAGGATTTCAGTTGCCGCGCGACCGCAAACCTGACTCGGTACGCGATCAGGCGGCGGATTGCGTCGCTTCGTGCGCTGACCTATTTTCGCGCATAG
- a CDS encoding archease: MKPYEFKDHTADIIARAEGATLAEAFANAARAMFDIITGGAEIRAVEKHYITVESIDVEGLLVTFLSELIVMHETRNIVLSEFRVTFDSDRRLLAVCFGEPFDSKRHGGGIVVKGVSYHLMEINEGIGDTPCHVQVLFDI; the protein is encoded by the coding sequence GTGAAACCGTACGAATTCAAAGACCACACCGCCGATATAATCGCCCGCGCCGAAGGCGCGACCTTAGCGGAGGCGTTTGCCAACGCCGCGAGAGCGATGTTCGACATCATCACCGGCGGAGCGGAGATTCGAGCGGTGGAGAAACATTACATTACAGTCGAGTCTATCGATGTCGAAGGGCTGCTGGTCACGTTCCTCTCAGAGCTGATAGTCATGCACGAGACCCGGAACATCGTGCTGAGTGAGTTTCGAGTTACGTTCGATAGTGATCGCCGCCTGTTAGCGGTCTGTTTCGGTGAGCCGTTTGACTCCAAACGGCACGGCGGCGGCATAGTGGTCAAGGGTGTTTCGTATCACCTGATGGAGATCAATGAGGGAATTGGCGACACCCCTTGCCATGTGCAGGTGCTGTTTGATATATAG
- a CDS encoding RtcB family protein — protein MKRANLRMRVPGLIYADQPMFNQIIQDDSPDQVANVATLPGIVGSSFAMPDIHHGYGFAIGGVAAFDAEEGIISPGGVGYDINCGVRLIRSSLRFDDVKAHIKPLVDAMFSNVPSGVGAGGKRKLSHTEIDEVLARGSEWAVTEGYGWKGDLEATEENGCIRGADPEAVSENAKKRGAPQLGSLGAGNHFLEIQKVDEIFDRDAAKAFGITEQGQITIMIHTGSRGCGHQICTDYLDTMRRANQKYNIPLVDRELSCAPASSPEARRYFAAMKCGANYAWANRQMITHWVRESFEQVLGEDAHRLGLALIYDIAHNMAKFEEHEYEGRRRKLYVHRKGATRAFGPGNSAVPMAYRNVGQPVLIPGDMGSASYLLVGTDQAMRETFGSTCHGAGRRMSRTAATKMFRADQVRARLEQQGIYLRAASKSGVAEEAPGVYKDVDEVVQIAHNAGIARKVARLRPVGVMKG, from the coding sequence ATGAAACGGGCCAATCTCCGTATGCGGGTGCCGGGGCTGATTTATGCCGATCAGCCGATGTTCAACCAGATCATCCAGGATGATTCCCCCGATCAGGTGGCCAATGTCGCCACGTTGCCAGGCATTGTCGGATCTTCGTTCGCCATGCCGGACATTCACCACGGCTACGGCTTCGCGATCGGCGGAGTGGCGGCGTTCGACGCCGAAGAGGGGATCATCTCGCCGGGAGGAGTGGGCTATGATATCAACTGCGGGGTGCGGCTAATACGATCATCGCTGCGTTTCGATGACGTCAAGGCGCACATCAAACCGCTGGTGGACGCGATGTTCAGCAATGTCCCATCCGGGGTCGGCGCCGGAGGTAAGCGCAAGCTGTCGCACACTGAGATCGACGAAGTCCTGGCGCGCGGTTCTGAATGGGCGGTTACCGAGGGGTACGGCTGGAAGGGCGATCTCGAGGCCACCGAGGAAAACGGATGCATTCGCGGGGCCGATCCTGAGGCGGTCTCGGAAAACGCCAAGAAACGGGGCGCGCCGCAACTGGGGTCGCTCGGGGCAGGCAACCACTTTCTCGAAATCCAAAAGGTGGATGAAATCTTCGACCGCGACGCCGCCAAGGCGTTCGGCATCACCGAACAAGGCCAGATCACGATCATGATCCACACCGGCTCGCGCGGCTGCGGCCATCAAATCTGCACCGACTATCTCGATACGATGCGCCGCGCCAATCAGAAATACAACATTCCGTTGGTTGACCGTGAGCTTTCCTGCGCCCCGGCATCGTCACCCGAGGCGCGGAGGTACTTTGCGGCCATGAAGTGCGGTGCCAATTACGCCTGGGCCAACCGCCAGATGATCACCCACTGGGTGCGCGAGTCTTTTGAACAGGTGCTGGGCGAGGATGCGCACCGTCTTGGGCTCGCCCTCATTTACGACATCGCTCATAACATGGCCAAATTCGAGGAGCATGAATACGAAGGGCGACGGCGCAAACTGTATGTGCATCGCAAAGGCGCGACTCGGGCGTTCGGGCCGGGAAATTCAGCGGTGCCGATGGCTTATCGAAATGTCGGCCAGCCGGTGTTGATTCCGGGCGACATGGGGTCCGCGTCGTATTTGCTTGTGGGAACGGACCAGGCGATGCGGGAGACGTTCGGCTCCACTTGTCATGGAGCGGGACGCCGCATGTCGCGCACGGCCGCTACAAAGATGTTCCGGGCCGATCAGGTGCGGGCGAGACTGGAACAACAGGGTATCTACCTTCGCGCCGCCAGCAAGAGCGGTGTGGCCGAAGAAGCGCCAGGAGTTTACAAAGACGTTGACGAGGTCGTACAGATCGCACACAACGCCGGGATCGCGCGGAAAGTCGCCCGCCTGCGCCCGGTGGGGGTGATGAAGGGGTAG
- a CDS encoding DUF1761 domain-containing protein: MAAISMNWWAVIVAAIAYMALGAVWYSPPLFAGAWMNGIGKTKEQIAAGFSPVTYVWALILSFLVAYGIARIYVWAKLATVWDGIVLGLLAGICFVLTSMGVNDLFEQRPRLLSAINILYHLVGFILIGVIIGAWH, translated from the coding sequence ATGGCGGCAATCTCAATGAACTGGTGGGCGGTGATAGTGGCGGCAATCGCCTATATGGCTCTCGGCGCGGTCTGGTATTCGCCACCGCTTTTCGCCGGCGCCTGGATGAACGGTATCGGCAAGACCAAAGAACAGATAGCCGCCGGCTTCTCTCCGGTGACCTATGTCTGGGCCCTGATACTATCTTTCCTTGTCGCTTATGGAATCGCTCGGATTTATGTGTGGGCGAAACTTGCGACCGTGTGGGACGGAATCGTGCTGGGACTGCTTGCCGGGATCTGCTTCGTGCTGACGTCAATGGGTGTTAACGATCTCTTTGAGCAGCGACCTCGGCTATTGTCGGCCATCAATATCCTCTACCACCTGGTCGGTTTTATCTTGATAGGCGTTATTATCGGCGCGTGGCACTGA
- a CDS encoding methyl-accepting chemotaxis protein — translation MLSLRDRSIRAKLTLLVLLVTMVSLFLASAAYIVNDRKSYRNELVQNCSLLAAVLAGNCASAVAFDDAESAREALAAIENDRHLVWALVALPDGRVFASHARSGSAAPAVPPSLGDGQHTFDDDHFVVGRSVRAGNKTVGSLMICSDLKRAEERTAWFLWTSLAICVVISLVGLVIATLFQRVISGPIKELQSAASRLAVGDLELKVAYGSQDEIGRLARAIVDIRDYMKTLSGAARRIADNDLTVAIEPRSDQDILSQSFSSMVANLSTMVNKLRELTTRVVSAATEIAASAEQMSAGAQSQADKVRQVTAAVQEMAATITEATRHATDATEASRKASETAGSGGQIVGQTIKGMGEIANLVSESSESIGRLAESAEQIDKIVSVIEDIADQTNLLALNAAIEAARAGEQGRGFAVVADEVRKLAERTSRATGEIKDVISAVQQKTGDAVGAMETGIRSVDKGRELADRAGSSLQEIVTTSQNVMAMIEQIASGALEQSATAAEISRSVEDISVVTSETAKGAGEMAEAAEDLNRQADSLREMVARFKTIS, via the coding sequence ATGCTTAGTCTGCGCGACCGCTCTATCAGAGCTAAACTAACTCTCTTGGTTTTGCTCGTAACCATGGTGTCTCTCTTCCTTGCATCCGCAGCTTACATCGTAAACGACCGTAAGAGCTATCGCAACGAACTCGTCCAAAACTGCTCGCTGCTTGCAGCGGTCCTGGCCGGTAACTGCGCCAGCGCGGTAGCGTTCGATGATGCCGAATCGGCCAGGGAGGCACTGGCGGCTATCGAGAACGACCGCCATTTGGTCTGGGCGCTGGTTGCGCTCCCCGACGGCCGTGTATTTGCCAGCCATGCCCGCTCCGGTTCCGCCGCGCCTGCCGTTCCGCCGTCGCTTGGCGATGGCCAGCACACGTTCGATGACGACCACTTCGTGGTGGGTCGCTCAGTCAGAGCCGGCAACAAGACTGTCGGCAGTTTGATGATCTGTTCCGATTTGAAGCGCGCCGAAGAGCGGACAGCTTGGTTTCTCTGGACCAGTCTGGCGATCTGCGTGGTCATCTCCCTGGTGGGGCTGGTCATAGCGACCCTTTTCCAGCGGGTCATTTCCGGCCCGATCAAAGAGCTTCAGAGCGCGGCGAGCCGGCTGGCGGTAGGTGATCTGGAACTGAAAGTGGCTTACGGTTCGCAGGATGAAATCGGGCGGCTGGCCAGAGCAATAGTCGACATTCGGGACTATATGAAGACTCTCTCCGGTGCGGCCCGGCGGATTGCCGACAATGACCTGACCGTGGCTATTGAACCGCGTTCCGACCAGGATATCCTGAGCCAGTCGTTCTCGAGCATGGTGGCGAATCTATCGACGATGGTTAACAAGCTGCGCGAGCTCACCACGCGGGTTGTGAGCGCCGCCACCGAGATCGCCGCGTCCGCCGAGCAAATGTCAGCCGGCGCGCAGAGCCAGGCAGACAAAGTTCGCCAAGTGACAGCCGCAGTGCAGGAAATGGCTGCCACCATTACCGAAGCCACTCGCCACGCCACCGATGCCACCGAGGCGTCGCGCAAGGCATCCGAAACCGCTGGTTCGGGCGGTCAGATAGTCGGCCAGACGATCAAGGGGATGGGCGAAATCGCCAACCTGGTCAGCGAATCGTCGGAGTCTATCGGACGCCTGGCTGAATCGGCCGAGCAAATAGACAAGATTGTAAGCGTGATCGAGGATATTGCCGACCAGACCAACCTGCTGGCGCTTAACGCGGCTATCGAGGCCGCCCGCGCCGGCGAGCAGGGGCGGGGATTCGCGGTCGTGGCCGACGAGGTCCGCAAACTGGCCGAACGCACCAGCCGCGCCACCGGCGAAATCAAAGATGTTATCTCTGCCGTGCAACAGAAGACCGGCGATGCGGTCGGGGCGATGGAGACCGGAATCAGAAGTGTTGATAAAGGTCGCGAACTGGCCGACCGAGCAGGCAGTTCCCTTCAGGAGATTGTCACTACGTCTCAAAATGTTATGGCCATGATCGAGCAGATCGCCTCGGGGGCGCTCGAGCAATCGGCTACGGCCGCGGAAATCTCACGCAGTGTCGAGGATATCTCCGTGGTAACTTCGGAGACCGCCAAGGGCGCCGGAGAGATGGCCGAAGCGGCGGAGGATCTCAACCGTCAGGCGGACTCGCTGCGCGAGATGGTGGCGCGATTCAAGACAATCTCGTAG